The Nodosilinea sp. PGN35 genome has a window encoding:
- a CDS encoding four-helix bundle copper-binding protein, whose amino-acid sequence MPIQTLQLNNLNNEMQQCIQNCLDCHSLCLNTITYCLEQGGRHAEPSHIRLMMDCAESCQTCANFMLRGSDLHGHFCGACAEVCDRCAEDCASMGDDAQMQACAEMCRRCAETCRRMSMAMA is encoded by the coding sequence ATGCCGATTCAAACCCTCCAATTAAACAACCTAAACAACGAGATGCAGCAGTGTATTCAAAACTGCCTCGATTGCCACAGCCTATGCCTCAACACCATTACCTACTGCCTGGAGCAGGGGGGTCGCCATGCTGAGCCGTCTCACATTCGCCTGATGATGGACTGCGCAGAGAGCTGCCAGACCTGCGCCAATTTCATGCTGCGCGGCTCTGACCTGCATGGGCATTTCTGCGGAGCCTGTGCTGAGGTATGCGATCGCTGCGCCGAGGACTGCGCCAGCATGGGCGACGATGCCCAAATGCAGGCCTGTGCCGAGATGTGCCGCCGCTGTGCAGAAACCTGTCGCCGCATGAGCATGGCTATGGCCTAA
- a CDS encoding DUF305 domain-containing protein, which produces MTRKLAAIALLGLTAAIGLPACANSREASVEPATETAQMDHGGMGQMDHSGMMDHGSMDLGPADESFDLRFIDAMILHHQGAVVMAEDTQQNSSRPEVQTLAGEIIAAQQIEIAEMQEWRQAWYPDAPAEPVMYHADMGHMMPMSADMKSAMRMDMDLGVADDEYDLRFINAMIPHHEGALTMAEEALTKSSRPEIQALAEAIIASQQVEIDQMAQWRQDWYGQ; this is translated from the coding sequence ATGACACGGAAACTAGCTGCGATCGCCCTGCTCGGCCTTACCGCCGCCATTGGCCTGCCCGCCTGCGCCAACTCGCGTGAGGCATCCGTGGAGCCAGCTACCGAAACCGCCCAGATGGATCACGGCGGCATGGGCCAGATGGATCACAGCGGCATGATGGATCACGGCAGCATGGATCTTGGCCCCGCTGACGAAAGCTTTGACCTGCGCTTTATCGATGCCATGATCCTGCACCACCAGGGCGCGGTGGTGATGGCAGAGGACACCCAGCAAAACTCCAGCCGTCCCGAAGTTCAAACCCTGGCTGGCGAGATCATTGCGGCTCAGCAGATCGAGATTGCTGAAATGCAAGAATGGCGGCAGGCCTGGTATCCCGACGCTCCGGCAGAACCCGTGATGTATCACGCCGACATGGGTCACATGATGCCCATGAGCGCCGACATGAAGTCGGCCATGAGGATGGATATGGACCTGGGTGTCGCCGACGATGAGTATGACCTGCGCTTCATCAACGCCATGATTCCCCACCATGAGGGGGCGCTGACTATGGCAGAAGAGGCTCTGACCAAGAGCAGCCGTCCTGAAATCCAGGCGCTGGCAGAAGCCATCATCGCCAGCCAGCAGGTCGAAATCGATCAGATGGCCCAGTGGCGGCAAGACTGGTACGGACAGTAG
- a CDS encoding DUF6544 family protein, giving the protein MPQPLATKPVSLEALWKPPSTVPTAATFDPATLSALPPLARRYLNWAIAPATPLASAVRLQMHGTIKLGDRWHRFTGEEVIRWQRGMIWRATTWMQGLPIFGSDRLVDGEGDMGWKLLGLLPVMQASGEDVARSGAGRIQGEAVWLPSVFCDPAIHWTALSDTQLQAEFTAFGEPAHLTLTLDERGAIQQVALRRWGNPDGTGYRYDTFGVMAEASRTFDGYTIPAQIRAGWFFGSNSPPGTLRERFESEGEFFRCTIDRACYR; this is encoded by the coding sequence ATGCCCCAACCTCTGGCGACCAAACCCGTTTCCCTGGAAGCCCTCTGGAAACCTCCGTCCACCGTTCCCACCGCTGCGACCTTCGACCCGGCGACCCTCAGTGCCCTACCCCCCCTGGCCCGCCGCTACCTGAACTGGGCCATTGCCCCGGCCACTCCCCTGGCCTCGGCGGTGCGGTTGCAGATGCACGGCACCATCAAACTGGGCGATCGGTGGCATCGCTTTACCGGTGAAGAAGTCATCCGCTGGCAGCGGGGCATGATCTGGCGGGCCACCACCTGGATGCAGGGACTGCCCATCTTTGGGAGCGATCGCCTGGTGGATGGCGAGGGCGACATGGGCTGGAAACTGCTGGGGCTGCTGCCGGTGATGCAGGCCAGCGGTGAAGATGTGGCGCGATCGGGGGCGGGCCGTATTCAGGGGGAAGCGGTGTGGCTGCCCTCGGTATTCTGCGACCCAGCGATTCACTGGACAGCCCTGAGCGACACCCAGCTTCAGGCCGAGTTCACAGCCTTTGGCGAACCCGCCCACCTCACCCTCACCCTGGACGAGCGGGGGGCGATCCAGCAGGTGGCCCTGCGGCGCTGGGGCAACCCCGACGGGACCGGCTACCGCTACGACACCTTTGGCGTGATGGCCGAAGCATCCCGCACCTTCGACGGCTACACCATTCCCGCTCAGATTCGAGCCGGGTGGTTCTTTGGCAGCAATTCCCCACCGGGGACGCTTCGCGAACGCTTTGAGAGCGAGGGCGAATTTTTCCGCTGCACCATCGACCGGGCCTGCTACCGCTGA
- a CDS encoding cyclic 2,3-diphosphoglycerate synthase, protein MQTQSSRPKVVIMGAAGRDFHNFNLVYRDNPQQEVVAFTAAQISGIAGRHYPPSLAGPLYPTGIPIVEESELEQLCDAHNVDQVVFAYSDIPHAQVMHLASRALATGANFVLLGPRQTMLKAKVPVIAVSAVRTGCGKSQTTRWIAKQLRQKGLKVAVVRHPMPYGDLEKQAVQQFVTLADLQAAQCTVEEREEYEPHIAMGNAVFAGVDYARIVELAEKAADIIVWDGGNNDFPFLRPDLHLVLVDPLRAGHETSHHPGEAVLRMADIVVVAKVDAASATDIQQVEAIAKKINPRAQIVRAKSPIQLENLEAIGNPLNLAGLDVLVIEDGPTTTHGGMAYGAGCIAATKAHAGHLVDPRPYAAPQIAEVYAQYPHLESVLPAMGYSAGQLAALQHTINATPADVVVSATPIDLTALIDVNKPILRARYEFAEDTTTPLSDYLHSFLANLSLPTRAEA, encoded by the coding sequence ATGCAGACTCAATCTTCCCGTCCCAAGGTTGTAATTATGGGAGCAGCCGGGCGCGACTTTCACAATTTCAATCTGGTCTATCGCGACAACCCTCAGCAGGAGGTTGTGGCCTTTACAGCCGCCCAAATATCAGGAATTGCAGGACGGCACTATCCCCCCTCCCTAGCGGGGCCGCTCTACCCCACCGGTATTCCTATTGTTGAGGAAAGTGAGTTGGAGCAGCTTTGTGATGCCCACAACGTTGACCAGGTGGTGTTTGCCTATAGCGATATTCCCCATGCCCAGGTGATGCATCTGGCATCGAGGGCTTTAGCGACAGGGGCCAACTTTGTACTGTTGGGACCAAGGCAAACGATGCTCAAGGCAAAGGTTCCAGTCATTGCGGTGTCTGCCGTGCGTACTGGATGCGGCAAGTCCCAAACTACCCGATGGATTGCCAAGCAATTGCGCCAAAAGGGCTTGAAAGTAGCGGTGGTTCGCCATCCTATGCCCTACGGCGATCTCGAAAAGCAAGCCGTACAGCAGTTTGTTACCCTGGCCGACCTCCAGGCCGCTCAATGTACGGTCGAAGAGCGGGAAGAGTATGAACCCCACATTGCCATGGGAAATGCAGTCTTTGCAGGGGTAGACTACGCTCGAATTGTAGAACTTGCGGAAAAAGCAGCAGACATCATTGTGTGGGACGGCGGGAATAATGATTTTCCTTTCCTTCGTCCTGATTTGCATTTAGTTCTGGTTGATCCCTTAAGGGCAGGGCACGAGACAAGCCACCACCCCGGCGAAGCCGTGTTGCGGATGGCTGACATCGTAGTGGTCGCCAAAGTGGATGCAGCTTCAGCCACTGACATTCAGCAAGTCGAAGCCATAGCTAAAAAGATCAATCCGAGGGCCCAGATAGTTCGGGCCAAATCGCCTATTCAGCTGGAGAACCTGGAGGCGATTGGCAATCCTCTCAATCTGGCTGGACTAGATGTACTGGTCATTGAGGATGGCCCTACCACAACCCACGGCGGCATGGCCTATGGTGCGGGCTGCATAGCGGCAACAAAAGCTCACGCGGGACATCTAGTGGATCCTCGTCCCTATGCGGCCCCCCAAATCGCTGAGGTCTATGCTCAGTACCCTCACCTTGAGTCAGTCCTGCCGGCCATGGGGTATTCTGCTGGTCAACTTGCGGCTCTGCAGCACACTATCAATGCCACCCCAGCCGATGTGGTTGTCTCAGCTACCCCCATTGACCTAACGGCCCTGATTGACGTGAACAAGCCCATTCTCCGGGCGCGCTATGAGTTTGCGGAGGACACAACTACTCCTCTGAGTGACTATCTACACAGTTTCTTAGCCAACCTTTCCCTGCCAACCAGGGCTGAGGCTTAG
- a CDS encoding cation:proton antiporter, with protein MLASALWILLLGFFGGQLARRLGAPPLIGMILVGIAMGPRFGNLIDPEVLGLADDLRLVAVMIILMKAGLGLDREKLAQQSTVALRLGFLPAAMEAVVVAIAAMVLFDFDLLTGLLLGCVVGSESPAVIVPGMLRLKSLGWGVAKGIPDAILTGSALSDVLLLLLFALLLNFLGQGGAETVVLPGGITLSPLQLLPFQVVLEVVLGLLAGLGAARLLVVLLVKQNWTRTAVQDLLLAACVALFLVIFTQVFPYYSGYLAVMAMGFFLIELDAPLARVLRSGFDGLWTVAEIVLFVLLGATIQLEILADVLLPGLLLLTVGLVMGRGLGWYLATVGSNWTWKEKVFLLPGNMAKATVQAAIGALPLAAGIEGGEVILAIAALSILTTAPIGAWATQAFAPKLLERGEVDPTKVAVVGRPVFLAAVDASPRSTPVLLKAADLARRSSGEVIVLYVDNEGDRDVSAALQQKAQKLLADIRFEWLTASGAVPEIIVRTAAARQVTDVVIGKRGHLPWEEVLLGSVSQAVLEMSPIPVITVDTPPAQGGKA; from the coding sequence ATGTTGGCCAGTGCCCTGTGGATTTTGCTGTTGGGCTTTTTTGGGGGTCAGTTGGCCCGCCGATTGGGGGCACCGCCGCTGATTGGCATGATTTTGGTTGGCATTGCCATGGGCCCTCGGTTTGGTAATTTGATCGACCCCGAGGTGTTGGGGTTGGCGGACGACCTGCGGCTGGTGGCCGTGATGATTATTTTGATGAAGGCGGGGCTGGGGCTGGACCGGGAAAAGCTGGCCCAGCAGAGCACGGTGGCCCTGCGGCTGGGATTTTTGCCCGCTGCGATGGAGGCGGTGGTGGTGGCGATCGCCGCCATGGTTCTGTTCGACTTCGACTTGCTCACCGGGCTGCTGCTGGGCTGCGTGGTGGGGTCAGAGTCTCCGGCGGTGATTGTGCCGGGCATGCTGCGGCTGAAGAGTCTGGGGTGGGGCGTGGCCAAGGGGATCCCCGACGCGATTTTGACCGGCAGTGCCCTGTCGGATGTGCTGCTGCTGCTGCTGTTTGCGCTGCTGCTCAACTTTTTGGGCCAGGGTGGAGCCGAGACCGTGGTGCTGCCGGGGGGAATCACCCTGTCACCCCTGCAACTGCTGCCGTTTCAGGTGGTACTGGAGGTTGTGCTGGGTCTGCTGGCGGGCCTGGGGGCGGCCCGGCTGCTGGTGGTGCTGCTGGTGAAGCAAAACTGGACCCGCACGGCGGTGCAAGACCTGCTCCTCGCCGCCTGTGTGGCCCTTTTCCTGGTGATTTTTACCCAGGTGTTTCCCTACTACTCCGGCTATCTGGCGGTGATGGCGATGGGGTTCTTTTTGATTGAGCTAGACGCGCCCCTGGCACGGGTGCTCCGTAGCGGCTTTGACGGGCTGTGGACGGTGGCGGAAATTGTGCTGTTTGTGCTGCTGGGGGCTACCATTCAGCTGGAGATTTTGGCCGATGTGCTGCTGCCGGGGCTGCTGCTGCTGACGGTGGGCCTGGTGATGGGTCGGGGCCTGGGCTGGTACCTGGCGACGGTGGGCAGCAACTGGACCTGGAAAGAAAAGGTATTTTTGCTGCCGGGAAATATGGCCAAGGCCACGGTGCAGGCGGCGATCGGGGCACTGCCGCTGGCGGCGGGCATTGAGGGCGGTGAGGTGATTCTGGCGATCGCGGCCCTCTCCATTCTGACTACCGCCCCCATCGGAGCCTGGGCCACCCAGGCGTTTGCTCCCAAGCTGCTGGAGCGGGGGGAGGTCGATCCGACCAAGGTAGCGGTGGTGGGGCGACCCGTCTTTCTGGCGGCGGTGGATGCCTCACCGCGATCTACGCCCGTGCTGCTGAAGGCGGCTGACCTGGCCCGGCGCAGCAGTGGGGAGGTGATCGTACTCTATGTGGATAACGAGGGCGATCGCGATGTCAGCGCCGCTTTGCAGCAGAAAGCGCAGAAGCTCCTGGCCGACATTCGCTTTGAGTGGTTAACCGCCTCCGGTGCCGTCCCCGAAATCATTGTGCGCACGGCGGCGGCACGACAGGTGACCGATGTAGTGATTGGCAAGCGAGGGCATCTTCCCTGGGAGGAGGTACTGCTGGGCTCGGTGTCTCAGGCTGTACTCGAGATGAGCCCGATTCCGGTGATTACCGTAGACACCCCACCCGCCCAGGGAGGAAAGGCTTGA
- a CDS encoding ABC transporter substrate-binding protein → MRYFLGWSRKKIASGLLVTSVLFVGACSSGEVSSSGGGSGSGSNSGQVIRIAIGTQDQVINTAVGGATVRELELLEKHLPTDGKYEGVRYEIEWSSYTSGPPITNKMLANQLDIGLMGDFPAVINLIKFQQEAKDADSVFVGTLAYSPTGAGNAVVVPKDSAATSLTDLKGGTVSVPFGSAAHGMLLNALADAGLDPETDVELISQAPEVGGASLRTGQIDAHADFVPFGELFPFRGFAKKIFDGAQTGVPTLHGIVVRTDFAEEHPEIVVAYLKAILEANQMFREDPEGISTQIEEWSGVDKEVVYMFLGPSGLQPLNPTIGEVQVSSLKNSIATLTKLGRLENPVDPEEVTNWIDESYLLQAIEEMGLDYDEVIATAEAYQIGGEDALTGEAITDPKQAAQFWAQGEETVRSFASIGNMVKALVELQAEGQAANVMFVHDHNNGWKLFAENSYFVSNGDRVAAFLVEADAQAYAASTGGQMTAFRGLQDLYAARQPLLAGAQR, encoded by the coding sequence ATGCGCTACTTTCTAGGTTGGTCTCGGAAAAAAATTGCGTCAGGTTTGTTAGTAACCTCGGTTCTTTTTGTGGGAGCATGCTCATCAGGTGAAGTGAGTTCTAGCGGAGGTGGTTCGGGGTCAGGAAGCAACTCAGGGCAGGTTATTCGGATTGCCATCGGCACCCAAGATCAGGTCATCAATACAGCAGTTGGTGGGGCAACGGTGCGTGAACTAGAGCTGTTAGAGAAACATTTACCCACCGATGGTAAATACGAAGGCGTCAGGTATGAAATTGAGTGGTCGAGCTACACATCTGGACCACCGATCACCAACAAAATGCTAGCCAATCAGCTCGATATCGGTTTGATGGGCGACTTTCCAGCGGTCATTAACTTAATTAAGTTCCAGCAAGAAGCTAAGGATGCCGATTCAGTTTTTGTGGGTACTTTGGCCTACAGTCCTACTGGTGCTGGCAATGCCGTGGTAGTCCCTAAAGACAGCGCCGCTACATCCCTGACCGATCTCAAGGGCGGTACTGTTTCAGTTCCCTTCGGCTCAGCCGCCCACGGGATGTTGCTCAATGCCCTGGCCGATGCTGGTCTTGATCCAGAAACCGATGTGGAGCTGATTAGTCAGGCCCCAGAGGTGGGTGGTGCCAGTCTGCGCACGGGTCAAATTGATGCCCATGCTGATTTTGTTCCTTTTGGTGAATTGTTTCCCTTTCGCGGTTTTGCAAAGAAGATTTTTGACGGGGCCCAAACCGGTGTGCCAACCCTCCACGGCATTGTGGTGCGAACAGATTTTGCCGAGGAACATCCTGAAATTGTGGTGGCCTATCTGAAAGCAATTTTAGAAGCAAACCAAATGTTTCGTGAAGATCCTGAAGGTATTTCGACGCAGATTGAAGAGTGGTCTGGGGTCGATAAAGAGGTGGTCTATATGTTTCTTGGCCCCTCTGGTCTACAGCCCCTCAACCCCACCATTGGTGAAGTGCAAGTTAGCTCGCTCAAAAACAGTATTGCCACGCTCACTAAGCTAGGTCGCCTCGAAAACCCCGTTGATCCCGAAGAGGTCACTAACTGGATTGATGAAAGCTACTTGCTCCAGGCGATAGAGGAAATGGGCCTGGATTATGACGAGGTCATCGCCACCGCTGAGGCCTACCAAATTGGCGGCGAAGATGCCCTCACTGGCGAGGCCATAACCGACCCCAAACAAGCTGCTCAGTTTTGGGCCCAGGGAGAAGAGACGGTCAGAAGCTTTGCCTCCATTGGCAACATGGTCAAGGCCCTAGTTGAGCTTCAGGCCGAGGGGCAGGCAGCCAATGTGATGTTTGTCCATGACCACAACAACGGCTGGAAGCTGTTCGCCGAGAATTCTTACTTTGTCAGCAACGGCGATCGGGTCGCGGCCTTTTTAGTCGAGGCCGACGCTCAGGCCTATGCCGCCTCGACTGGGGGGCAAATGACGGCTTTCAGGGGGTTGCAAGACCTCTATGCGGCACGTCAGCCCCTATTGGCCGGAGCCCAGCGCTAG